The Streptococcus oralis Uo5 genome includes a window with the following:
- a CDS encoding XRE/MutR family transcriptional regulator, whose translation MEHLGKVFREFRTSGKYSLKEAAGESCSTSQLSRFELGESDLAVSRFFEILDNIHVTIENFMDKARDFQNHEHVALMAQIIPLYYSNDIAGFQKLQKEQLEKAKSSTNPLYFELNWILLQGLICQRDTSYSMEQSDLDKVADYLFQTEEWTMYELILFGNLYTFYNVDYVARIGREVMEREEYYKEIGRHRKLVLILALNCYQHCLENRSFADADYFEGYVEKLIGNGIKLYERNIFHYLKGFALYQRDLKAEGCSQMQESMHIFDVLGLPEQVAYYQEHYEKFVNP comes from the coding sequence ATGGAACATCTTGGAAAGGTATTTCGTGAATTTCGAACAAGTGGGAAGTACTCCTTAAAAGAGGCGGCAGGTGAATCATGTTCGACCTCTCAGTTATCGCGCTTCGAACTTGGGGAGTCTGATCTAGCAGTTTCCCGTTTCTTTGAGATTTTGGATAATATTCATGTGACCATTGAAAATTTCATGGACAAGGCTAGGGATTTTCAAAATCATGAACACGTTGCCTTGATGGCACAGATTATTCCGCTTTACTATTCAAATGATATTGCAGGTTTTCAAAAGCTTCAAAAGGAACAACTTGAGAAAGCAAAGAGTTCGACCAATCCCCTCTATTTTGAGCTGAATTGGATTCTGTTACAAGGTCTTATTTGTCAAAGAGATACTAGTTACAGTATGGAACAGAGTGATCTGGATAAGGTGGCGGATTATCTTTTCCAAACAGAAGAATGGACTATGTATGAGTTAATTCTTTTCGGGAATCTCTATACTTTCTACAATGTGGACTATGTGGCTCGTATTGGCAGAGAAGTCATGGAACGAGAGGAGTACTATAAAGAAATTGGTCGCCATCGAAAACTCGTTTTGATTCTAGCTCTTAACTGTTACCAGCATTGTTTGGAGAACCGTTCCTTTGCGGATGCGGACTATTTTGAGGGCTATGTGGAGAAGTTAATTGGAAATGGTATCAAGCTTTATGAGCGCAATATCTTCCATTATCTCAAGGGTTTCGCCCTCTACCAGAGAGACTTGAAAGCAGAAGGTTGTAGTCAGATGCAGGAATCCATGCATATTTTTGATGTACTTGGACTTCCAGAGCAAGTGGCTTACTATCAGGAACATTATGAAAAATTTGTAAATCCTTAA